The genomic interval ACTCACTGGGCTTggagtttctttcattttttgctCAGCAATTTTCAaatttgttttgtacatttcaTTCTCAGGGTCCAGTTCCAGGGCTTTCTTGTAGTAGCCCACAGCCTCGTTATGTTTGTTCAAACTGGAAAGTGCCAGCCTGATTATGAGAAGAAAGCGTAACAGATCTTATTACTTTAATATCACATTATACAAGGCTTCAGTTCAGTTGACACACAGCTCCAGAACCATTTAAAAGCGTAGCATAGGTAAAATAAGTAAAAGGTAAAATAGTCCTGTACACAAAGAAATAGAACACTGAAACTACCCTTAAACAATGggatattttgaaaatatttttttactctttaaacACAATTGGCCTCATTTATGCTACAAGACTagaataaatgtatgtataagGTTGAGCTTTGGTGTTTTTCTCGGTgacataaaatgttaattagcGGTGAGAGGAACGCAGGAGTGAGCATGGGAAACCTTCCCAACATTATGAGATTTAGCACTCGCGAAACATCTCCAAATACATCAGTTTGAGAAAGATTATCGAGTTTAAGTTTTGTCTCGCTTCTACCATTTTGCTACTAATATATGAAactaacattattattacaggAAGGCTGGAGGATAAAACTATTTAGGTTGATGATAACCTCAGAATAGGTGGAAAATGCACATGTATGGCAGAGCTCACAATTTAAATCGTAATTAATTCATCATTACCACAAAATGCTTACTGACTGATGTTGGATTTCTTTCATTATACAAGGAATGACATAAATAAAAGCaggcaattaaataaaataatttatgcaGAAAGAgcaagaacgagagagagagagagagagagagagagagagagagagagagagagcgctaactatccaggacattaaaaatgttattattattctaatgcTACTTAAAGGTTAACTGACATAAGTGCATTACAAGCATATCTGAATTGCTTTAATAATGCTCCAGAACATGATGATAAACATGTAGTTTAATAAAGACATGATTTGCATTATCTTTGGCAAGAgctaaaatgcaaataaaattcaaaaataaaaaaagtgtgacCTAACAAGCCAGTTATATCTTATTGTCTTACCCCATTCGTCCATATGCTTTACTGTAGTTTGGATCAATTCCGATTGCACGCTCACAATCTTGAACTGCTCCAGCATAGTTACCAAGTTTGCTGTATGCAGCAGCTCTACAGACCGCAAAACAAGCACAAGGCTTTAAATACAGAACATAATTCGAATCCTACTGATACTGGTTTGAAGAAACTTGAGGCATTACCTGTTGCAATAGTAAACTGCATTCTGTGGGTTAATCTGAATGGCTTTTGAGTAGAATTCCACCGCCGCACTGAAGTTTTCCACCTTCATTTGCTCATTACCTatatgaaatgtattatttaattattagcaGTAACCAGAATTGTACtaaatagtgtagtatagttttttttcttatctggTAACTGCTTCTTCCCAAGCACAAGACCTTTATCCAACACACCAGTAAACCTATTCACCTATTACAAAGCCTTTACTACTCTTTAATATTTTTCAGTTAAgtatagaaataaacaacactAAGGAAAATCTAGTAGGACACCAGATGTAATATCCATACCATCACTTTTCAGTTGTTCTGCTTCTGCTAGCTGATCCTCTGTAGGTGAACTGGTGGCTGAAGTGACTTTAACCTGAGGCGTATCTGCTAcctgaaaaataacatttagaagtgtaaataaattaactatAAATTAACTTCAACAAATTGAATTTCTAAGACGACTCTGTGTAAGCTaaatggccaaaggtttgtggatgCCTGATGAAATCACACTCTTGTGTGCTTGCTGAACATCCATTCCAGATGAAGTGCTCAGCTGTGCGGATTTGCCCTTTTTGACCATAAAAGTGGTTGCACTGGCATTAGCTTATGAGTGTAATGGACATGTGTCCACAGGCTTTTAGCCAAATAGCATAAATTACCTTGACATTTGCTGCTGCAAATAATTCTGGCAATGTCTCACAAACTGCTAAACTCTGGTCCTCGGTTGAGACACCAAATGCAGTCTCCAGACACTGTATGGCAACTGGAAAGCAGTTTCAGGAGCAATTACACATCAACGTTACAAccttaatctaaaaaaaaaaaataaacgtaaGCCTCTTCCAAGGTGTACCTTCTAAACTTTCTTGGGCATCTGATGACAAGCCCCCAGACGTTAGCTGGTCGTGGAGGAACTGGATAATGGAGTAAGCAAGACGCTTTGTGTCTGTCATTGTTGGTTGGCTATTAGGACCTATCCAGGTATTTATAGAAAActgaaaagcaaagaaagaacaaatgaagACATAATGTAAtcaaaagaaatgtaataaatccaTTATGGCAATCTTGAACTATAAAACTCAAGCTGCAATTACAAATGATTTTGCCCTGACAGAGCTGTTGACAGCTGCCTGTGATCTACATGACAAAGTCTTCATATCAATAAGTGTAAACATACAGCTACCAAGACGTGGCTCATCTCCTAGATAAATAACAAATGACACAAAGCCTGGATTGCATTTAATGTACGTTTAAATGTACAGGAACGCAAACAACTGCTGCTGCTTATTCGCATGAGCTGACCTCACACATGGAATGTTCTAGTAAACAAAGCTAGTTTCGATTGAGCTGTGGGGCCGAATACAATGCTAGGTTTCTATACGAGCTAAAAGCTACAAGTAGAAGGATTCGTTCATTTATCTAAAAGTCAGCGTACGGAATCAGAAGAACGCTGCTAGCGTTATTTAGCTAGCAAACCtgctacagcagcagcagctccatGTCAGGTAACTAGCATCGTTGCTAGCCGGCTAGCAGACCTTTATCTCCGTTGCTAGCcaccaaaaaaaacagagattatTAGCATTTATAACAACAGGCGTCATAAGAAAGTGTGAACATAACGTACGCAGAGCTGTTAGCAGTAAATGACACGTCTGAGAGCTTAGTGCGGGTTTATAAACAACTACTTTACACAACAACGACTGCACTACTTACTAACGTCCCACTGCACGAGCGCCTCTCCGCTGGTTCACTGAGTGATTCGCGAGCTGGCCCTGTCGCacgaagccccgcccactttagTGAAACGTCATCACGCTGACCTgcctttcttcctcttccttgaTCAGCGCCTCAGACAACAGATCGGTGTATAAATCGCCACCTCTTGGTAAGGAGTGTGCATAAGAACGTTTTCTACAAGAAAAATCATGGACATTCATAAGGAGTCGGTTCACCCTTAGGAGAAGGAGTCGGTTCACAAGTCGGTTTTCTCCTAAACCATGTTGGGTTTAGGAGATCAGGGATGAGGTCAGAGTTCCAGCTCGAGTCGGTTCACGAGTCGGTTCTCTCAGGGATGAGGTCAGAGTTCCAGCTCATCACAAaaatgttcagtggggttgaggtcagggttctgtgcagaaaattaagaacagggataccatggtccttaaaccaggtactggtaactttggcactgtgtgcaggtgccaggtcctgttggaaaatgaaatctgcatctccataaagtttgtcagcagcaggaagcatgtgccaaagctaccagtacttggtttaaggaccatggtatccctgttcttaattgaccagcaaactcgcctgaccttaaccccataaAAAATCTATGGtgtattgtgaagaggaagataCAATATGCCAGACctaacaatgcagaagagctgaaggccactatcagagcaacgtgggctctcataacacctgagcagtgccacagactgatcgactccatgccacgccgcattgctgcagtaattcaggcaaaaggagccccaactaagtattgagtgctgtacatgctcatacttttcagttggcccagatttctaaaaatcctttctttgtattggtcttaagtaatattctaattttctgagatactgaatttgggattttccttaggttgtcagttataatcatcaaaattaaaagaaataaacatttgaaatatatcagtctgtatGTAATGAATGAGTATAATATACAAGcttcactttttgaatgaaattagtgaaataaatcaactttttgatgataatCTAATTAtttgaccagcacctgtatataCTGAGAAATAAACAATAGGTCTATACTTTACTTGCAACATTATCAAAGCGATTACTAGCACACCATGCAAACTGTTCACTTTATACAGCAGGCTCCCTACAGAAGGGTCCTTCTCATCCTGGACATCACTTTGGACACTCTGGACATTGCTACTTTACTGCAgttatggttttgttttgtttttcactgctCAAAATTGTAAGTAAATTGCACTTTAAGGACTGCTTTAATTTTGCTGTactcagtataataataataataataataataataataataataataataatcttgaatctttaCATCTTCGTTGCATTCACACTAGTTGATTCTGATATAAGATCATAGATCTTATAATCTgcaaagaaaatgacaaatatgTCTTTACGTCCTACGTGAGCACACAATATAAACTGTGAAACATATGATTGCATAATGCTAATAGTGCTCCATGATACACAGACGCTCTATGGGAATATTGACGTATGTTTGGTCCAATCAGAGCGCAGGATGACGGATGGGCGGGGATTGACTCTGTATTGAACTTTAGCACGCTGATAGTGAAGCAACTCGGGGTGTTTTAGCTTATAAACCGTATGAATAATGGCACCTACAGGTGAGTAACTCGGCTGCTGTTTTCATTATACGCCTTGTGTGATGTGAATGATAGAAATAGGTTGGTGAGGTGTGAATCAACACGATAACAACTAGCAAAGTGCTCAGCCGGCGTTACTCAATGCAGTTATTTCACCTGCTACCGAGTTAGCCAGCGGCTAGTTAGCTTAGCATAAGCATCAGCTTGGTGTAGTACATTACTACAGCTGCTGAGGGAACCGGGGATTTGTTCGTACATTTTAAACGTACTTCCAGTAGTTTGTAAAAACATCTCACTCTATCACTTCATAATATCTACCTTCAAGATCTCGAATAtgttagtattaataataaacgcTGCTGATTGAGTCGTTAGCAAAGGGCCATGTATCAAAGCTAGTCCTTGATATTGTCCATTCAGACTGAATTTCATACTGATATCTATTTAGTATTATTCCATTCTACAGTATCTGCTCCTTATATTATAGTATTTCAAGCATTTAACACAGCAGTTAAAATttgaatagtttttattttctaaggtaaattttattaaaatgattgattGATGATAGGTTTCAGAGTGAAAATAGTCATTAAATTATCAACAAAAAATTCTCACATGTAGTGATATTTTTGCTATATGTTATTCCTTTGTTATTACAATAGTATTAATTAAATAGAGGAAAAAGTGAACAGCTCCTACCAAGTCCAGTCAACACACAGCAAATAATATCTGCACTGCATTATTGTTAAGTATTATCTAGTTCATTTCTATTGAACGTGATTGTcagtttttacattaaaatgaaacaatgttgTTGTTCAGGCCAAGTAGAATTTGGTGACGGTGACCGAGTCTGTGCGGTAAATCGACTACGCTGGGATCTTAAACCAGATCAGATTCATCAGCTTACAGATGAGCTCATTGTCAACACCAAGAAAGTGTACGACATTGTCGGGGCTTTGGACCTGGCCAGTGTCAGTTATGAGAACACGCTGAAGGCCCTTGCTGATGTAGAGGTGGAGTACACAGGTAATCGTTTAGCTTTTatcagtgtaaccactactctttttatacatttttgtttttgtatatactgtatattatattatgtctttattctttttatatattttttctgctgtaacagagaaataaaggaatatcttatctgatctttattacactttattgtCATCATAAAGAGCTTCTGTGCACTTTTACACTCGTGTATAAGCAAAGACAAATGTGCAATGCGTCTAGACATAAACTTCACTAAATCTGTTCGTGACTATGTTCTCAATGAAGCATTCGAACTTGTTTTCAAGACtgaaaggccactttgagcttgaTTGAAAACAAAGTTGTATATCGGATTTTTCAGTCACTATTgtagtaaaaaggaaaaaaggctgATTCATCAGGAGAGCTGAATGCAAAGCTATACACTGTTCAGCACTTTTTACATAAAGACTGGCTAACTGAGCCACTCAGCAATGCTTTGTGACGTCGCTTATTATAAAAGCAGAGGCACAATTTAAAGTGTAAATTGTTCAATTTCAAACAGATTGCAGCATAATTACAATACTTGCTTTTAATTGCAAATTTATAACTAATCACTCAACCACTGTAGAAGTGCAGTGAAGATTTAGAGAAATTAAAACTACTGTTCTAAATAAACTTGTTGGGAAGCTTGACCTGAGCCTTCAGTAGTTTTTCCAAGAGATATATAAAAATGCTTTCTGATCTAATTTGTCTATTTTAATTTCAAACGTTAAACGTCAAAACTTCAAACACGAGACATTAAAACCCACTCGCTCGtttctgcatctttttttttccatccaaaGTCCAGCGGAACATGTTGGATTTCCCTCAGCATGTGTCTTCCTGTAAAGACGTGCGCACGGCCAGCACAGAGGCTGACAAGAAGCTCTCTGATTTTGATGTAGAGATGAGCATGAGGGAGGACGTGTACCAGAGGATTGTAGCTCTTCAGGTTGGTTCTCTGAGACTCTGCTGCTGTACTAATCCAAAAAATTAGAGAAATGTAGAATTTTTTTCCtcctagtaaaaaaaaaaaccaacaacttATCATAGAATACAAATCTTTGCCCTTAAATGATATATTCTTTTCATTTAGTTACACATGAAACCTTATTTTCTCAGGAGAAGCTACAGGGTGAGAGTCTTACCCCCGAGGCTAAGAGATACATGGAAAGACTCATCACACTGGGAAATCGAAATGGACTTCATCTTCCTAAGGAGACACAAGAGGTCTGATTTCACAACAGTCACATCATTCTCTAAATACGTTTCTTAACACTTAATCGAGACGTAAAAGAAACCCGACAGAGCCAATGTATCGCCTGAAGAGCTTCTATTCCGTGTAACAGGAGATCA from Tachysurus vachellii isolate PV-2020 chromosome 1, HZAU_Pvac_v1, whole genome shotgun sequence carries:
- the sgta gene encoding small glutamine-rich tetratricopeptide repeat-containing protein alpha isoform X2 — translated: MTDTKRLAYSIIQFLHDQLTSGGLSSDAQESLEVAIQCLETAFGVSTEDQSLAVCETLPELFAAANVKVADTPQVKVTSATSSPTEDQLAEAEQLKSDGNEQMKVENFSAAVEFYSKAIQINPQNAVYYCNRAAAYSKLGNYAGAVQDCERAIGIDPNYSKAYGRMGLALSSLNKHNEAVGYYKKALELDPENEMYKTNLKIAEQKMKETPSPTGGVDLAGLLSNPGFMSMASNLMNNPQVQQLVSGMMTGGYAPMGSTAAPTPGPPNDISGLIQAGQQFAQQMQQQNPELIEQLRSQIRSRPPSANEES
- the sgta gene encoding small glutamine-rich tetratricopeptide repeat-containing protein alpha isoform X1, which encodes MTDTKRLAYSIIQFLHDQLTSGGLSSDAQESLEVAIQCLETAFGVSTEDQSLAVCETLPELFAAANVKVADTPQVKVTSATSSPTEDQLAEAEQLKSDGNEQMKVENFSAAVEFYSKAIQINPQNAVYYCNRAAAYSKLGNYAGAVQDCERAIGIDPNYSKAYGRMGLALSSLNKHNEAVGYYKKALELDPENEMYKTNLKIAEQKMKETPSPTGGVDLAGLLSNPGFMSMASNLMNNPQVQQLVSGMMTGGYAPMGSTAAPTPGPPNDISGLIQAGQQFAQQMQQQNPELIEQLRSQIRSRPPSASNEEQ